One Pseudomonas sp. B21_DOA genomic window, GAAGTGCCTGATGAGTTTCTCGATATCCCGCTGCTCGGCGATCTGGTGATTTGCGCGGCCGTGGTCGAACGCGAAGCCGCCGAACAGGGCAAGGAACTAAAGGCCCACTGGGCTCACCTGGTCATTCACGGCTGCTTGCATCTGCTCGGTTACGACCATATAGATGACGACGAAGCCGAGGAAATGGAAGCACTGGAACGCGAGTTGCTTGCTGAACTGGGCTATCCCGATCCGTACGCGGACGACGAAACCGAACATTCCCCCATCGTTACAACAAAGGATTCAGAGTAATCGCTATGAGCGAAGATCGATCGAGCAACGGGCAGAAGTCATGGCTGGGTAAACTGACCCAGGCTTTTGCCCACGAGCCGAAGAACCGTCAGGAGCTCCTCGAGCTGCTGCGTGATGCACACCAGAACAAACTGCTGGACAGCGAAGCGCTGGCCATCGTCGAAGGCGCCATCCAGGTGGCTGACCTGCAAGTCCGCGACATCATGGTGCCGCGCTCGCAGATGATCAGCATCAAGGCGACCCAGACACCCCGCGAATTCCTCCCTGCCGTGGTCGACTCGGCCCACTCGCGCTATCCGGTGATCGGCGAAAGCCATGACGACGTGATGGGCGTGCTGCTGGCCAAGGACCTGCTGCCGCTGATCCTCAAGGAGAACGGCGACAGCTTCAACATCAAGGACCTGCTGCGCCCGGCCACCTTCGTGCCGGAGTCCAAGCGTCTGAACGTGTTGCTGCGTGAGTTCCGCGCCAACCACAACCACATGGCCATCGTCATCGACGAATACGGCGGCGTGGCCGGTCTGGTGACCATCGAAGACGTCCTCGAACAGATCGTCGGCGATATCGAAGACGAGCACGACGTCGAAGAAGACAGCTACATCAAGCCGCTGCCCAGCGGTGATTTCCTGATCAAGGCACTGACGCCGATCGAGAACTTCAACGAGTTTTTCGACAGCGAATTTTCCGACGACGAATTCGACACTGTCGGCGGTCTGGTGATGAGCGCGTTCGGCCACTTGCCAAAACGCAACGAAATCACTGAAATCGGCGCCTATCGTTTCCGCATCCTGAATGCCGACAGCCGTCGGATTCATTTGCTGCGTCTGACCCCAATCGCCCGGTAAGAAATCTAAGGACTGAAATGCGCTGGACAACCCGCCCCGGCTGGCCCGGTAACCTGCTGGCCGTGGCGGCCGGTGCAATTACCACCTTCGCTCTGGCACCTTTCAACATCTGGCCGCTGGCGTTGCTCGCGGTCGGTTTGTTCTACGCCGGTTTGCGTGAGCTGAGCCCGCGTCAGGCGCTCGGCCGTGGCTGGTGCTTCGGCTTCGGCCTGTTCGGTGCCGGCACCAGTTGGATCTATTACAGCATTCATCATTTCGGTGGCGCTTCGGTGTTGCTCGCCGGGTTCCTGATGCTGCTGTTCACCGCGGCGATTGCCTGGTTCTTCGCCTTGCCCGCTTGGCTGTGGGCGCGCTGGTTGCGGCGTAACGAAGCACCGCTGGCGGATGCCTTGGCGTTTGCGGCTTTATGGGTCGGGCAGGAAGCGTTTCGCGGCTGGTTCCTTACCGGTTTCCCGTGGCTGTATTCCGGTTACAGCCAGCTCGACGGCCCGTTGGCCGGGCTCGCTCCGGTGGGCGGCATGTGGCTGGTGTCGTTTGTTCTGGCACTGACGGCGGCGCTGATCTACAACGCGCCGCGCTTGTTGCAGACGCGTCGCAAAGGCTTTATCGCGGCCGGTCTGGTACTTCTGCTGGGCCCTTGGGTGGCGGGTATCGCCCTCAAAGGCCACGCGTGGACCAGCCCGTCCGGCGCACCACTGACGGTCGCCGCAATTCAGGGCAACGTCGCGCAAAGCATGAAATGGGACCCGGCCGAGCTCAACGCGCAACTGGCGCTGTACCGTGATCTGAGCTTCCGCTCCAAACCGGTCGATCTGCTGATCTGGCCGGAAACCGCCGTGCCGGTGTTGAAGGAGTCCGCCGAGGGCTACCTGACCATGATGGGCAACTTCGCCGCCGAGCGTAAATCGGCGTTGATCACCGGTGTGCCGATTCGTCAGACCGTGCATCACGAGCGGCGCTTCTTCAACGGCATCACCGTGGTCGGCGAAGGCGACGGTACTTACCTGAAGCAGAAACTGGTGCCGTTCGGCGAATACGTGCCGTTGCAGGATGTGTTGCGCGGTTTGATCGCGTTCTTCGACCTGCCGATGTCGGACTTCGCGCGCGGCCCTTCCGATCAGGCACTGCTACAGGCCAAGGGTTACCAGATTGCACCGTTTATCTGCTACGAAGTGGTCTATCCGGAATTCGCCGCTGGCCTGTCGGCACGCAGCGATCTGCTGCTGACGATCAGCAACGACACCTGGTTCGGCACCTCGATCGGCCCGCTGCAACATTTGCAAATGGCCCAGATGCGCGCACTGGAAGCCGGACGCTGGATGATCCGCGCGACCAACAACGGCGTTACCGGCCTGATCAACCCGTTCGGGCAGATCACCGAGCAGATTCCGCAGTTCGAACAAGGCGTGCTGTACGGCGAAGTGGTGCCGATGCACGACCTGACGCCATATCTGCAGTGGCGCTCGTGGCCGCTGATCGTATTGTGCCTGCTGCTGTCTGGCTGGGCGCTGATGGCCAGCCGCATGTCGAAGACCCTCTGAGAAATGTGGCGAGGGATTTATCCCCGCTGGAGTGCGCAGCAGTCCCTCTTCTGAAGGTAAGAGAGGGGCCGCTACGCGCCCCATCGGGGATAAATCCCTCGCCACAATGATCTTCAGCGGTAAAACAACGAATAGCCCACCTGCCCCACCGCTTCATTGAGCAACTGCCCGCTCTGCCAGATCGATTTGAATTCCGGCAACCAGCCGCCAAACGGGCGAGCGTTATCGGTACCGAGGAAACCCACCGGTGCCGCCACCACTTCAAACCCCGCCTGTTCAAAGCTCCACACCGCCCGCGGCATGTGCCACGCCTGCGTCACCACGACGACCCGCTTGATCCCCTGCAGCAAAAGAATATCCGCTGTCATCCTGGCGTTTTCCCATGTGGTGCGGCTCGCGCCTTCTTGCCAGCGCACGCTCACGTCGAAGTCATCACGCAACGAATCCGCCATCAACTTCGCCTCGGTCGGGGGCGTGCCGTAATGCAGGCCGCCGCTGGCCAGGATCGGCAAGCCCGATGCCTTGGCCAGGCGTGCGGCGTAACGCTGACGCTCCAGTCCGACGCCGGTCGGCTGATCTTCGCCCCAGGCCAGATCACCGCGCTCACGCCCCGAGCCCAAGACCACAATCGCATCGGCGCGTTGCGCCAGGGTTGCCCACTCCTGACGGGGCAGCGGTGGCTCGCGCTCCAATGCCTTGGCGCCCCACTGCACCACCACCGGCAGGCTCATCAACCACAGGCCGCCAAAACCGAGGGCAAAACACACGCCCGCCAGGCGCGGCCGGGAGCGGCGCAGCCACCAGGCGGCCAGCAACAGCAGCAAAAGAATGCCGGGCGGCAGTAAAAGTTGTTTGATGAAATAGCGAAAGGGCATCGGGCATCTCCAAAGATGCCCGAAGCCTAAGAGTGTTAATTACGAGTTACAACCAATAGGCGGGATCCTGTTGCAAAAGATCCGTTTCATGACCTGCCATGCGCTTACTTGGCCTGCACAGAACGCACCTTGCCGGTGTCTCTGCGCGGCGCCTTGTCCTTGAGCCAGATGACCTTGGCCGAATGTGCCGCATCGAGCTGCTTCACTGCTTGAGACAGGCATCCCTGCGTTTCACGTTCACTGCGATCCAGATAGGCCTTGACCAGTTTGAACTCGGCGGGGCTCAAGCCACGCAATTCCAGTTCCAGGGGCGCTCGTCGCGCAGCCGGTCAGCGGTTTTCACGGCGTCCAGCGCCATGCCCAGACGATCGATCAACCTTTCGTACAACTCGGGTTTCGTTACGTTTTTTCCGTTGCTCCACCATCCCTCACCTCATTGAAGATAAGACTCACTCCCCAGTTAGAGCTTAGCTTCGCTGCACGAACCGGCTACACGCCGCGACCAACGGCCCTCGCCACGCAAACGCGCGGACAATCAGCTGTAATCAGGGTTTCCCTCGGCCAAGCGCGGTCATGTATGCTACGGCGCTTCCTGTCATTCCACTTCCAGCGCACCCGGGCCATCCCGGATGCCGCCGTCGAAGAGGATTAGGCCACCCCTATCCAGTACAAAAGTAGCCATGCACGAACAATATCAGCCCCGTGAGATCGAAGCCGCCGCCCAGTCGTTCTGGGATGAGCAAAAGTCCTTTGAAGTCAGTGAACAACCAGGCAAGGAAACCTACTACTGCCTGTCGATGTTCCCTTACCCCAGCGGCAAGCTGCACATGGGCCACGTGCGCAACTACACCATCGGCGACGTGATCTCGCGCTACCAGCGCATGCAGGGCAAGAACGTTCTGCAGCCAATGGGCTGGGATGCGTTCGGCATGCCCGCGGAAAACGCCGCGATGAAAAACAACGTAGCGCCCGCCAAGTGGACCTACGAAAACATCGCCTACATGAAGTCGCAACTGCGCAGCCTCGGCCTCGCGGTGGACTGGTCCCGCGAAGTGACCACCTGCAAGCCGGACTACTACCGCTGGGAACAATGGCTGTTCACCCGCCTGTTCGAAAAAGGCGTCATCTACCGCAAGAACGGCACCGTGAACTGGGACCCGGTCGACCAGACCGTGCTGGCCAACGAGCAAGTCATTGATGGCCGTGGCTGGCGCTCCGGCGCGCTGATCGAAAAGCGCGAAATCCCGATGTACTACTTCAAGATCACCGCTTACGCGGATGAACTGCTGGAAAGCCTCGACGAACTGACTGGCTGGCCGGAACAGGTCAAGACCATGCAGCGCAACTGGATCGGCAAATCCCGTGGCATGGAAGTGCAGTTCCCGTACAACGTCGACTCGATCGGCGAAGCCGGCACCCTGAAAGTTTTCACCACTCGTCCGGACACCCTGATGGGCGCGACTTATGTCGCCGTCGCCGCCGAGCACCCGCTGGCCACCCTGGCCGCGCAGAACAACCCTGAGCTGCAAGCGTTCATCGCTGAATGCAAGGGCGGCAGCGTCGCTGAAGCCGATGTCGCCACCCAGGAAAAGAAAGGCCTGCCGACCGGCCTGTTCGTCGAGCACCCGCTGACCGGCGAAAAGCTCCCGGTGTGGGTCGCCAACTACGTGCTGATGCACTACGGCGACGGCGCGGTCATGGCGGTTCCGGCGCACGACGAGCGCGATTTCGAATTCGCTCACAAGTACAACCTGCCGGTGAAATCGGTGGTGCGCACCAGCTCCGGTGATACCAACCCGGCGCCATGGCAGGACGCCTATGGCGAGCACGGCACGCTGATCAACTCCGGTGAATTCGACGGCCTCGACTTCGCCGGCGCGTTCGACGCCATGGAAGTGGCCCTGATCAAGAAACAACTCGGCGCCTCGCGCACCCAGTTCCGCCTGCGCGACTGGGGCATCAGCCGCCAGCGCTACTGGGGCTGCCCGATCCCGATCATCCACTGCGCAACGTGCGGCGACGTGCCGGTGCCGGAAGATCAACTGCCTGTCGTCCTGCCGGAAGACGTGGTGCCGGACGGCGCCGGTTCGCCGCTGGCGCGCATGCCCGAGTTCTACGAGTGCAGCTGCCCGAAATGCGGCGCGCCGGCCAAGCGTGAAACCGACACCATGGACACCTTCGTCGAATCGTCGTGGTACTACGCGCGTTACGCCTCGCCGCACTTTGAAGGTGGCCTGGTCGAGAAAACCGCAGCCGATCACTGGCTGCCGGTGGATCAGTACATCGGTGGTATCGAACACGCCATCCTGCACCTGCTCTATGCGCGCTTCTTCCACAAACTGATGCGTGACGAAGGTCTGGTCAGCTCCAACGAGCCGTTCAAGAACCTGCTGACCCAGGGCATGGTGATCGCCGAGACTTACTATCGTCGCGAAGCCAATGGTGCCTACACCTGGTTCAACCCGGCCGACGTCGAACTCGAACGTGACAGCAAGGCCAAAGTCATCAGCGCCAAGCTGAAATCCGACGGCCTGCCGGTGGAAATCGGCGGTACCGAGAAGATGGCCAAGTCGAAGAACAACGGCGTCGACCCGCAGTCGATGATCGACCAGTTCGGCGCCGACACCTGCCGCCTGTTCATGATGTTCGCTTCGCCGCCTGACATGAGCGCGGAGTGGTCCGACTCCGGCGTTGAAGGTTCGCACCGTTTCCTCAAGCGCGTCTGGCGTCTGGCGCAGGCTCACGTCACCCAAGGCTTGCCGGGCAAACTGGATATCGCCGCTCTGAGCGACGAGCAGAAGACCGTGCGTCGTGCGATTCACCTGGCGATCAAGCAGGCCAGCCATGACGTCGGCCAGAACCACAAATTCAACACCGCCATCGCTCAGGTGATGACGCTGATGAACGTGCTGGAAAAAGCCGCGCAAGCCACCGAACAGGACCGCGCATTGCTGCACGAAGGTCTGGAAGCGGTGACCCTGCTGCTGGCGCCGATCACCCCGCACATCAGCCATGAACTGTGGAAGCAGTTGGGGCACGCCGATGCGGTGATCGATGCAGGCTGGCCGGCTGTGGACGAAAGTGCGCTGGTGCAGGACAACCTGACCCTGGTGATTCAGGTCAACGGCAAGCTGCGCGGGCAGATCGAAATGCCGGCCAGCGCCACTCGCGAAGAGATCGAAGCCGCCGCGCGCATCAACGAAAACGTGCTGCGTTTCGTCGACGGCCTGACCATTCGCAAAGTGATCGTGGTGCCGGGCAAACTGGTCAATATCGTCGCCAGCTAAATTGGATCGGGTGCCGGGCTCGCCTGGCACCCAGTAAAACCTTTCGGGCCGCAGAGTCGGCTCACCTGGTTTCAAGGGAGCAACACAATGATCAAACGCAATCTGCTGGTGATGGGCCTCGCCGTTCTGCTGAGCGCCTGCGGTTTCCAGTTGCGTGGTACTGGCACCAACGAACTGTCGATCAAGGAAATCGACCTGAGCGCGCGTAACGCTTACGGCGAAACCGTGACACAGCTGCGTCAGACGCTGGAGTCCAGCGGCGTCAAGGTTTACAGCGGCGCGCCGTACAAGTTGTATCTGGCTGACGAGCAGGAAAGCCAGCGAATTCTCAGCTATGCCGGTGCCGGTCGCACAGGCGAGTATCAGGTCAGCACCGTGCTGAGCTATGACATCCGCGGCGAGAAAAACCTGTCGTTGGTCAGCGACAAGCTCGAAGTGCAGAAAGTCTTCATTCACGACGGCAACAACCTCGTCGGCTCCGATCAGGAAGCCAATGACGCCCGTCATGAAATCCGCCGCGAGCTGGTGCAGCGCATGATGCTGCGCCTGTCGCAGCTGACTCCGGGCCAGTTGCAGCAACTGCAGCAAACCGCTAATGACCGCGCCAAGGCTGAAGCCGATGCGCTGGAAGCGGCGCAGAAGGCCGAGGCGGAAACTCCGCGTCAGTCGCCGCTCGAAATCCCGCAGCAGTAAGACGGTCGGGGCGCCCAGGCGCCCCGCTCGCCCTTCCTTATGAAGCTCGCTCCCGCACAACTAGGCAAACACCTGCAAGGTGCACTCGCGCCGGTCTACATCATCAGCGGCGATGACCCGTTGCTGTGTCAGGAAGCCGCCGACGCCATCCGCACCGCTGCCCGCCAGCAAGGTTTCGACGAACGTCAGGTCTTCGCCGCCGACGCCAATTTCGATTGGGGGACGTTGTTGCAGGCCGGCGCGAGCATGTCGCTCTTCGCCGAAAAACGCCTGCTGGAACTGCGCCTGCCGTCCGGTAAGCCTGGCGACAAGGGCGCCGCCGCGCTGATCGAATACTGCTCGCGCCCCGCTGAAGATACCGTGCTGCTGATCAGCTTGCCGAAGCTCGATGGCAGCGCGCAGAAAACCAAGTGGGGCAAGGCGCTGGTCGAAGGCCAACAAACCCAGTTCGTGCAGATCTGGCCGGTGGATGCCAATCAGCTGCCGAGCTGGATTCGTCAGCGCCTGTCACAGACAGGCCTGTCGGCCAGCCAGGACGCGGTCGAATTGATTGCCGCGCGTGTCGAAGGCAACCTGCTCGCCGCCGCGCAGGAAATCGAAAAGCTCAAACTGATGGCCGAAGGTGGGCAGATCACCGTCGAAACCGTGCAAGCCGCCGTCGCCGACAGTGCGCGGTTCGACGTGTTCGGCCTGACCGACGCGGTGCTCAACGGTGAACCGGCCCACGCCTTGCGCATGCTCGAGGGTTTGCGCGGTGAAGGCGTCGAGCCGCCCGTGATTCTCTGGGCACTGGCGCGGGAGTTGCGCCTGCTGGCCAATATCTCCCTGCAATACAGCCAGGGCACGCCACTGGACAAGTGTTTCAGCCAGTCGAAACCGCCGGTCTGGGACAAGCGCAAGCCGCTGATGAGCAAAGCCCTGCAACGCTACTCGGCGCGACGCTGGGCGCAATTGCTGCTCGAAGCGCAGCGTATCGACGCGCAGATCAAGGGCCAGGCGGCGGGTTCGCCGTGGATGAGCTTGAGTCGTCTGGCGTTGTTGATGGCAGGCCAGCGCCTGACACTTCCTGCCGAATAACCTGTTTCCCGCATAACGGCCAT contains:
- the ybeY gene encoding rRNA maturation RNase YbeY — its product is MLELDLQIATEASAPSEAEFRQWCELALRQRSADSEMTIRLVDEEEGRELNHTWRHKDYATNVLSFPAEVPDEFLDIPLLGDLVICAAVVEREAAEQGKELKAHWAHLVIHGCLHLLGYDHIDDDEAEEMEALERELLAELGYPDPYADDETEHSPIVTTKDSE
- the holA gene encoding DNA polymerase III subunit delta, with the translated sequence MKLAPAQLGKHLQGALAPVYIISGDDPLLCQEAADAIRTAARQQGFDERQVFAADANFDWGTLLQAGASMSLFAEKRLLELRLPSGKPGDKGAAALIEYCSRPAEDTVLLISLPKLDGSAQKTKWGKALVEGQQTQFVQIWPVDANQLPSWIRQRLSQTGLSASQDAVELIAARVEGNLLAAAQEIEKLKLMAEGGQITVETVQAAVADSARFDVFGLTDAVLNGEPAHALRMLEGLRGEGVEPPVILWALARELRLLANISLQYSQGTPLDKCFSQSKPPVWDKRKPLMSKALQRYSARRWAQLLLEAQRIDAQIKGQAAGSPWMSLSRLALLMAGQRLTLPAE
- the lptE gene encoding LPS assembly lipoprotein LptE, with protein sequence MIKRNLLVMGLAVLLSACGFQLRGTGTNELSIKEIDLSARNAYGETVTQLRQTLESSGVKVYSGAPYKLYLADEQESQRILSYAGAGRTGEYQVSTVLSYDIRGEKNLSLVSDKLEVQKVFIHDGNNLVGSDQEANDARHEIRRELVQRMMLRLSQLTPGQLQQLQQTANDRAKAEADALEAAQKAEAETPRQSPLEIPQQ
- a CDS encoding HlyC/CorC family transporter, whose protein sequence is MSEDRSSNGQKSWLGKLTQAFAHEPKNRQELLELLRDAHQNKLLDSEALAIVEGAIQVADLQVRDIMVPRSQMISIKATQTPREFLPAVVDSAHSRYPVIGESHDDVMGVLLAKDLLPLILKENGDSFNIKDLLRPATFVPESKRLNVLLREFRANHNHMAIVIDEYGGVAGLVTIEDVLEQIVGDIEDEHDVEEDSYIKPLPSGDFLIKALTPIENFNEFFDSEFSDDEFDTVGGLVMSAFGHLPKRNEITEIGAYRFRILNADSRRIHLLRLTPIAR
- a CDS encoding YdcF family protein, which encodes MPFRYFIKQLLLPPGILLLLLLAAWWLRRSRPRLAGVCFALGFGGLWLMSLPVVVQWGAKALEREPPLPRQEWATLAQRADAIVVLGSGRERGDLAWGEDQPTGVGLERQRYAARLAKASGLPILASGGLHYGTPPTEAKLMADSLRDDFDVSVRWQEGASRTTWENARMTADILLLQGIKRVVVVTQAWHMPRAVWSFEQAGFEVVAAPVGFLGTDNARPFGGWLPEFKSIWQSGQLLNEAVGQVGYSLFYR
- the leuS gene encoding leucine--tRNA ligase, whose protein sequence is MHEQYQPREIEAAAQSFWDEQKSFEVSEQPGKETYYCLSMFPYPSGKLHMGHVRNYTIGDVISRYQRMQGKNVLQPMGWDAFGMPAENAAMKNNVAPAKWTYENIAYMKSQLRSLGLAVDWSREVTTCKPDYYRWEQWLFTRLFEKGVIYRKNGTVNWDPVDQTVLANEQVIDGRGWRSGALIEKREIPMYYFKITAYADELLESLDELTGWPEQVKTMQRNWIGKSRGMEVQFPYNVDSIGEAGTLKVFTTRPDTLMGATYVAVAAEHPLATLAAQNNPELQAFIAECKGGSVAEADVATQEKKGLPTGLFVEHPLTGEKLPVWVANYVLMHYGDGAVMAVPAHDERDFEFAHKYNLPVKSVVRTSSGDTNPAPWQDAYGEHGTLINSGEFDGLDFAGAFDAMEVALIKKQLGASRTQFRLRDWGISRQRYWGCPIPIIHCATCGDVPVPEDQLPVVLPEDVVPDGAGSPLARMPEFYECSCPKCGAPAKRETDTMDTFVESSWYYARYASPHFEGGLVEKTAADHWLPVDQYIGGIEHAILHLLYARFFHKLMRDEGLVSSNEPFKNLLTQGMVIAETYYRREANGAYTWFNPADVELERDSKAKVISAKLKSDGLPVEIGGTEKMAKSKNNGVDPQSMIDQFGADTCRLFMMFASPPDMSAEWSDSGVEGSHRFLKRVWRLAQAHVTQGLPGKLDIAALSDEQKTVRRAIHLAIKQASHDVGQNHKFNTAIAQVMTLMNVLEKAAQATEQDRALLHEGLEAVTLLLAPITPHISHELWKQLGHADAVIDAGWPAVDESALVQDNLTLVIQVNGKLRGQIEMPASATREEIEAAARINENVLRFVDGLTIRKVIVVPGKLVNIVAS
- the lnt gene encoding apolipoprotein N-acyltransferase produces the protein MRWTTRPGWPGNLLAVAAGAITTFALAPFNIWPLALLAVGLFYAGLRELSPRQALGRGWCFGFGLFGAGTSWIYYSIHHFGGASVLLAGFLMLLFTAAIAWFFALPAWLWARWLRRNEAPLADALAFAALWVGQEAFRGWFLTGFPWLYSGYSQLDGPLAGLAPVGGMWLVSFVLALTAALIYNAPRLLQTRRKGFIAAGLVLLLGPWVAGIALKGHAWTSPSGAPLTVAAIQGNVAQSMKWDPAELNAQLALYRDLSFRSKPVDLLIWPETAVPVLKESAEGYLTMMGNFAAERKSALITGVPIRQTVHHERRFFNGITVVGEGDGTYLKQKLVPFGEYVPLQDVLRGLIAFFDLPMSDFARGPSDQALLQAKGYQIAPFICYEVVYPEFAAGLSARSDLLLTISNDTWFGTSIGPLQHLQMAQMRALEAGRWMIRATNNGVTGLINPFGQITEQIPQFEQGVLYGEVVPMHDLTPYLQWRSWPLIVLCLLLSGWALMASRMSKTL